A window from Mangifera indica cultivar Alphonso chromosome 2, CATAS_Mindica_2.1, whole genome shotgun sequence encodes these proteins:
- the LOC123209258 gene encoding histone H4, with protein sequence MSGRGKGGKGLGKGGAKRHRKVLRDNIQGITKPAIRRLARRGGVKRISGLIYEETRGVLKIFLENVIRDAVTYTEHARRKTVTAMDVVYALKRQGRTLYGFGG encoded by the coding sequence ATGTCGGGCCGTGGAAAAGGAGGCAAGGGTTTGGGCAAGGGAGGAGCGAAGCGACACCGTAAGGTTCTCCGAGATAATATTCAAGGTATTACGAAGCCTGCAATTCGGCGTTTGGCTCGTAGGGGTGGAGTGAAGCGCATCAGTGGGCTGATCTATGAGGAGACACGTGGCGTTCTGAAGATATTCTTGGAAAATGTGATCCGTGATGCCGTTACATACACAGAGCACGCCAGGAGGAAAACGGTAACTGCCATGGATGTGGTGTATGCGCTGAAGAGGCAGGGCAGGACTCTCTATGGATTCGGGGGTTAA
- the LOC123209257 gene encoding calcium-transporting ATPase 1, endoplasmic reticulum-type-like, producing MGKGSQDYGERENTDKNLSIKDDFPAWSRDVKECEEHYGVSHKFGLTIDQVEKQRLKFGYNELEKHEGTSIFQLILEQFNDTLVRILLVAAIVSFVLAWYDGDEGGEMVITAFVEPLVIFLILIVNAIVGIWQESNAEKALDALKEIQSEHATVIREGKRISNLPAKELVPGDIVELRVGDKVPADMRVLSLKSSTFRVEQGSLTGESEAVSKTVKVVPENSDIQGKKCMVFAGTTVVNGICICLVTQTGMSTEIGQVHSQIHEAAQSEEDTPLKKKLNEFGENLTMIIGFICALVWLMNLNYFLNWEYVDGWPRNFKFSLEKCTYYFEIAVALAVAAIPEGLPAVITTCLALGTRKMAQKNALVRKLPSVETLGCTTVICSDKTGTLTTNQMSVTELVAMGSKAGTLRSFEVEGTTYNPFDGKISNWPVGRMDANLQMIAKIAAICNDSGIEQCGSHYVASGMPTEAALKVLVEKMGFPGGFNDGSSSSPKDVLRCCQLWNKLEQRIATLEFDHDRKSMGVIVNSSSGKKSLLVKGAVENLLERSSFIQLLDGSVVELDEYSKDHILLSLREMSTSALRCLGFAYKDDLSEFATYNGEDHPAHQILLDPANYYSIESRLIFVGLVGLKDPPRPEVRQAIKDCRTAGIRVMVITGDNKNTAEAICRDIGVFGPCEDISSRSLIGKDFMTLPNQKNHLQQSGGLLFSRAEPRHKQEIVRLLKEDGEVVAMTGDGVNDAPALKLADIGVAMGITGTEVAKEASDMVLADDNFSTIVAAVGEGRSIYNNMKAFIRYMISSNIGEVASIFLTAALGIPEGMIPVQLLWVNLVTDGPPATALGFNPPDKDIMKKPPRRSDDSLITPWILFRYLVIGLYVGLATVGVFIIWYTHDSFVGIDLSGDGHSLVTYSQLANWGQCHSWQNFSVSPFTAGSRTFTFDGNPCEYFHSGKIKASTLSLSVLVAIEMFNSLNALSEDSSLLTMPPWVNPWLLLAMSTSFGLHFLILYVPFLAQVFGIVPLSLNEWLLVVAVTFPVILIDEVLKFIGRCTTGLRYSHASNLSKHKEE from the exons ATGGGGAAAGGGAGCCAAGATTATGGTGAAAGGGAAAATActgataaaaatttgtcaattaaagATGATTTTCCAGCTTGGAGTAGGGATGTTAAAGAATGTGAAGAACATTATGGAGTGAGTCACAAATTTGGGCTGACAATTGACCAAGTTGAGAAGCAGCGACTGAAATTTGGGTATAATGAATTAGAGAAACATGAGGGTACATCGATTTTTCAGTTGATTTTAGAACAATTTAATGATACTTTAGTTAGGATTTTATTAGTTGCTGCTATTGTATCATTTGTGTTAGCTTGGTATGATGGAGATGAAGGAGGTGAGATGGTTATTACAGCATTTGTAGAGCCTTTGGTAATCTTTTTGATATTGATTGTGAATGCAATTGTGGGTATTTGGCAAGAGAGTAATGCTGAGAAAGCATTAGACGCATTGAAAGAAATTCAATCAGAGCATGCAACTGTGATTCGTGAAGGGAAGCGAATTTCAAATTTGCCTGCTAAAGAACTTGTTCCTGGGGATATTGTGGAGTTAAGGGTTGGTGATAAGGTCCCAGCAGATATGCGggttttaagtttgaaaagctCTACTTTCAGGGTTGAGCAGGGATCATTGACTGGAGAGAGTGAAGCTGTTAGCAAGACTGTTAAGGTTGTGCCAGAGAATTCTGATATTCAAGGGAAGAAGTGTATGGTTTTCGCTGGAACAACTGTGGTGAATGGGATTTGTATTTGCTTGGTTACACAGACGGGTATGAGCACGGAAATAGGGCAGGTGCATTCACAAATTCATGAAGCTGCACAGAGTGAGGAAGATACCCCATTGAAGAAGAAGTTGAATGAGTTTGGAGAGAATCTGACAATGATAATTGGATTTATCTGTGCCTTGGTTTGGCttatgaatttgaactattTTCTTAATTGGGAGTATGTTGATGGTTGGCCTAGAAATTTTAAGTTCTCACTTGAAAAGTGCACATATTATTTTGAGATTGCTGTGGCACTGGCAGTAGCTGCCATTCCAGAAGGTCTTCCAGCGGTTATCACAACGTGTTTGGCACTGGGCACTCGAAAGATGGCCCAAAAGAATGCCCTTGTCAGGAAGTTGCCTAGTGTTGAGACTCTTGGTTGTACTACTGTGATCTGTTCTGATAAAACAGGCACCTTAACTACCAATCAGATGTCTGTGACAGAGCTTGTTGCTATGGGTTCTAAGGCTGGCACTCTCCGATCTTTTGAGGTGGAAGGTACTACCTACAATCCTTTTGATGGAAAAATAAGCAACTGGCCTGTAGGACGAATGGATGCTAATCTTCAAATGATTGCAAAGATTGCTGCCATTTGCAATGATAGTGGCATTGAGCAATGTGGCAGTCATTACGTTGCTAGTGGAATGCCCACTGAGGCAGCTTTAAAG GTACTGGTTGAGAAAATGGGATTCCCTGGGGGATTTAATGATGGTTCATCTTCAAGTCCCAAGGATGTGCTTC GTTGTTGTCAACTGTGGAATAAGCTAGAGCAGCGGATTGCAACTCTCGAGTTTGATCATGATCGGAAATCCATGGGGGTCATTGTGAATTCCAGCTCAGGGAAAAAGTCATTGCTAGTGAAG GGTGCTGTTGAAAATTTATTGGAGAGGAGCTCATTCATTCAATTACTTGATGGTTCTGTTGTTGAATTGGATGAATATTCAAAGGATCATATTTTACTAAGTCTTCGTGAAATGTCAACAAGTGCATTACGCTGTCTGGGTTTTGCATACAAAGATGACCTCTCTGAGTTTGCAACGTATAATGGTGAAGATCACCCAGCTCATCAGATTTTACTTGATCCTGCcaattattattcaattgaaAGTAGACTCATTTTTGTTGGCTTGGTTGGGCTAAAG GATCCTCCTCGGCCAGAGGTTCGTCAAGCAATTAAGGACTGTAGAACTGCTGGAATTCGTGTTATGGTTATTACTGGGGACAACAAAAACACAGCTGAAGCAATTTGTCGTGACATTGGTGTATTTGGACCTTGCGAAGATATTAGTTCAAGAAGTCTAATTGGAAAAGATTTTATGACTCTTCCCAATCAGAAAAATCATCTACAGCAAAGTGGAGGGCTCCTGTTCTCCAGGGCGGAACCAAGGCATAAACAAGAAATAGTAAGATTACTTAAAGAGGATGGTGAAGTTGTTGCAATGACCGGAGATGGAGTGAATGATGCACCTGCATTGAAGTTGGCTGATATAGGTGTAGCAATGGGCATTACTGGGACAGAG GTTGCCAAGGAAGCCTCTGATATGGTGTTAGCAGATGATAATTTTAGCACTATAGTTGCTGCTGTTGGTGAAGGCAGATCTATCTACAACAACATGAAGGCCTTTATCAG GTACATGATATCATCAAATATTGGTGAGGTTGCGTCTATATTTTTGACAGCTGCTTTGGGCATTCCAGAAGGCATGATCCCTGTCCAGCTTCTTTGGGTAAATCTTGTTACTGATGGCCCTCCTGCAACAGCCTTAGGATTTAACCCTCCAGATAAGGATATTATGAAGAAACCCCCCAGAAGAAGTGATGACTCGTTGATCACTCCTTGGATTTTATTCCGATATCTG GTGATCGGTCTCTATGTTGGGTTAGCAACCGTTGGGGTATTCATTATATGGTATACACATGACTCGTTCGTGGGCATTGACCTGAGTGGAGATGGCCATAGTCTTGTGACATACTCCCAGCTGGCTAACTGGGGTCAGTGCCATTCTTGGCAGAATTTTTCAGTGTCACCCTTCACAGCTGGCAGTCGAACTTTCACATTTGATGGAAATCCGTGTGAGTATTTCCATTCTGGGAAAATCAAAGCCAGCACTCTCTCCCTTTCTGTGTTGGTTGCAATAGAGATGTTCAATTCCCTCAATGCTCTGTCTGAGGACTCGAGCTTGTTGACAATGCCTCCATGGGTCAACCCGTGGCTCCTTTTGGCTATGTCTACTTCATTTGGCCTACACTTTTTGATCCTTTATGTGCCATTCCTTGCTCAAGTATTTGGCATTGTTCCTCTCAGTCTGAATGAATGGCTCTTGGTCGTGGCTGTTACATTCCCAGTGATTCTAATCGATGAGGTTCTCAAGTTCATTGGAAGGTGTACTACCGGGCTAAGATATTCCCACGCTAGTAACTTATCAAAGCACAAGGAGGAATGA
- the LOC123208885 gene encoding probable receptor-like protein kinase At5g59700, which yields MGWRGFHLLFWVVSILSLACFCSCQSQGDNYLIDCGSLTNTTVDGRVFMADKLASNLLSSPQDVAVNTSRPVTSSNDSSLYQTARIFTGSSKYTFPISQTGRHWIRLYFNPFDSGNFNLSRANFSVSTQKYGLLSNFIVNSKVVKEFSVNVTADNLVITFIPSNNSFAFLNAIEVVSVPDSLITDDASLINPQEKFHGLMWQALETVYRVNMGGPTVTPMNDTLGRTWVPDQSFLEQPNLAINISKISAVKYVPGGATRQIAPDSVYGTATRMNSDGNPDSNFNVTWDFDVDPGFQYLVRFHFCDIVSSGLNELYFNVFVDSWMAVKDLDLSTYLTNTLAAAYYMDYVTMKTVSSKLRISIGPSNLHNGYPNAILNGLEIMKMNNSLSSLSGLTPDITSSSSKKNVGMIVGVIVGVFILVVLVGVLFMWCRKKRGMGYQGHSKTWIPLSISGGHSHTMGSKYSNGTTASVNSNLGYRFPFVAVQEATNNFDESWVIGIGGFGKVYKGVLNDGTKVAVKRGNPRSQQGLAEFQTEIEMLSQFRHRHLVSLIGYCDEKNEMILIYEYMENGTLKSHLYGSGLPSLSWKQRLEICIGAARGLHYLHTGYAKAVIHRDVKSANILLDENLMAKVADFGLSKTGPEIDQTHVSTAVKGSFGYLDPEYFRRQQLTEKSDVYSFGVVLLEVLCARPVIDPTLPREMVNLAEWAMKWQKKGQLEQIIDSTLAGKIRPDSLRKFGETAEKCLADVGVDRPSMGDVLWNLEYALQLQEAVIQGDPEENSTNLIGELSPQINNFSQVDASVSAAHSDVSIADDLSGISMSRVFSQLVKSEGR from the coding sequence ATGGGTTGGAGAGGGTTTCATTTGTTATTCTGGGTTGTGTCAATCTTGTCTTTAGCATGCTTTTGTTCTTGTCAATCTCAAGGAGACAATTACCTTATAGATTGTGGATCACTCACCAATACTACAGTGGATGGTCGTGTCTTTATGGCTGATAAATTGGCTTCAAACTTACTTTCTTCACCACAAGATGTTGCTGTCAATACTTCAAGACCTGTAACCTCCTCCAATGATTCGTCGCTGTATCAAACGGCTAGAATTTTTACTGGATCCTCGAAATACACCTTTCCTATTAGCCAAACCGGTAGGCACTGGATTCGGCTTTACTTCAACCCATTTGATTCGGGGAATTTCAATCTGAGCAGAGCAAATTTTTCAGTTTCCACCCAAAAGTATGGCCTCCTTAGCAATTTCATTGTGAATTCTAAAGTTGTTAAAGAGTTTTCTGTGAATGTAACCGCAGATAACCTTGTCATCACTTTCATTCCTTCAAACAATTCATTTGCATTCCTAAATGCCATTGAAGTTGTTTCAGTTCCTGACTCGCTCATTACAGATGATGCCAGCCTCATTAACCCACAAGAGAAATTCCATGGTCTGATGTGGCAGGCATTGGAGACGGTGTATAGAGTAAACATGGGTGGACCTACTGTAACCCCTATGAATGATACCCTTGGGCGAACTTGGGTTCCCGATCAAAGTTTCCTAGAGCAACCGAATTTGGCCATAAATATATCAAAGATTTCTGCTGTCAAGTATGTTCCCGGCGGGGCTACTCGGCAAATTGCTCCAGATTCTGTCTATGGTACTGCCACCAGGATGAACTCCGATGGTAACCCAGACAGCAATTTCAATGTGACCTGGGACTTTGATGTGGACCCAGGATTTCAGTACCTTGTTCGGTTTCACTTTTGTGATATTGTGAGTAGTGGTCTTAACGAGCTGTACTTCAATGTTTTTGTTGATTCCTGGATGGCTGTTAAGGATCTTGATCTGAGTACTTATTTAACTAATACTTTGGCCGCTGCTTACTATATGGATTATGTTACAATGAAAACTGTTAGCAGTAAGCTTCGTATAAGTATTGGTCCTTCTAATCTGCATAACGGTTACCCCAACGCGATTCTAAATGGGCTGGAGATCATGAAGATGAACAATTCACTCAGCAGCCTCAGTGGGCTGACCCCTGACATCACCAGTTCAAGTTCAAAGAAAAATGTTGGCATGATAGTGGGAGTGATTGTTGGGGTGTTTATTTTGGTGGTGTTGGTTGGAGTTCTCTTTATGTGGTGCCGGAAAAAAAGAGGAATGGGATACCAGGGACACTCAAAGACATGGATTCCTTTATCTATTAGCGGAGGACATTCTCACACCATGGGAAGTAAATACTCTAATGGAACAACTGCTAGTGTTAATTCTAACTTGGGGTATCGATTTCCTTTTGTGGCAGTTCAAGAAGCCACTAACAACTTTGATGAAAGTTGGGTTATTGGGATTGGTGGTTTCGGAAAGGTATACAAGGGAGTCCTAAATGATGGTACAAAAGTGGCTGTTAAGAGAGGAAATCCCCGGTCCCAACAGGGACTTGCAGAGTTCCAAACTGAGATTGAGATGCTTTCTCAGTTCCGGCACCGCCATCTGGTTTCACTGATTGGTTACTGTGATGAAAAGAATGAGATGATCttgatttatgaatatatgGAAAATGGGACCCTCAAGAGTCATCTCTATGGTTCAGGTCTTCCCAGCTTGAGTTGGAAGCAGAGACTTGAAATATGCATTGGAGCTGCTAGAGGACTTCATTACCTTCACACTGGCTACGCAAAAGCAGTTATTCATCGTGATGTAAAGTCTGCAAATATCTTGCTTGATGAGAACCTCATGGCAAAAGTTGCTGATTTTGGTCTTTCCAAGACAGGACCTGAAATTGATCAAACCCATGTGAGTACTGCAGTGAAAGGAAGTTTTGGGTACCTCGATCCAGAATATTTCAGAAGGCAACAACTGACAGAGAAGTCTGATGTTTATTCATTTGGGGTGGTCTTGCTTGAAGTCCTTTGTGCAAGACCTGTTATAGATCCAACCCTTCCAAGGGAAATGGTGAATTTAGCTGAATGGGCTATGAAATGGCAGAAGAAGGGGCAGCTGGAGCAAATCATAGATTCCACTCTTGCAGGAAAAATTAGACCAGATTCCCTTAGGAAGTTTGGAGAAACTGCTGAGAAATGCTTGGCTGACGTTGGTGTTGACAGACCCTCGATGGGAGATGTCTTGTGGAATCTGGAATATGCTCTTCAACTGCAGGAGGCAGTCATTCAAGGTGATCCTGAAGAAAACAGTACTAATTTGATCGGCGAGCTCTCTCctcaaattaacaatttcaGCCAGGTTGATGCTAGTGTTTCTGCTGCTCATTCTGATGTGTCAATTGCAGATGATCTCTCAGGAATTTCAATGAGTAGGGTGTTTTCACAGCTTGTTAAGTCTGAGGGCAGGTGA